Proteins encoded in a region of the Chryseobacterium piperi genome:
- a CDS encoding RtcB family protein — translation MEFNGNHLIELGFRPAQWFKEAIEYINNNTLDENQIREYLEQFRQPDPIPLHEVPKDFIINIRAEHESETDNIEKVINTMKVLMKTPTLIDGAIMPDACPTGPEGQIPVGGVVVAKNAIHPGFHSADICCSVMLTDFGKADPKEVLDTAHSITHFGYGGRPRGEQMPMSQELMDAFRENYFLNDERLISIARSHMGTQGDGNHFLFVGISKNTGNTMLVTHHGSRAPGAALYDKGMKVANRFRQDLSPETLKENAWIPYDTEEGKSYWEALQLIRTWTKENHTSIHDAILSKMEIEKENRYWNEHNFVFKDGDLFYHAKGATPLDDKFMPDITGPRLIPLNMAEPVLIVQGKTNERNLGFAPHGAGRNFSRSQHKRSLAHKTVEEIFADETEGLDIRFFSNEIDISELPTAYKSAKNVRAQIEEYGLCEVLDEVMPYGCIMAGDVQKNAPWKKKKKFRKA, via the coding sequence ATGGAATTTAATGGTAATCACCTAATAGAATTAGGATTCAGACCTGCCCAATGGTTTAAGGAAGCAATTGAATATATTAACAATAATACACTGGATGAGAATCAAATCAGAGAGTATCTGGAACAGTTCAGACAGCCGGATCCAATCCCACTGCATGAAGTTCCTAAAGATTTCATCATCAACATCCGTGCTGAGCATGAAAGTGAAACAGATAATATAGAAAAGGTTATTAATACCATGAAAGTTTTAATGAAAACCCCTACACTAATTGATGGAGCTATAATGCCGGACGCCTGTCCTACCGGACCGGAAGGACAAATTCCTGTCGGCGGAGTGGTTGTAGCAAAAAATGCTATCCATCCGGGGTTCCATAGTGCAGACATCTGCTGCTCTGTGATGTTAACTGATTTTGGAAAGGCTGATCCCAAAGAAGTATTGGATACAGCTCATTCCATCACTCACTTTGGATACGGAGGAAGACCAAGAGGTGAACAAATGCCCATGTCTCAGGAGCTGATGGATGCGTTTAGGGAAAACTACTTCCTTAATGATGAAAGACTGATCAGTATTGCACGCTCCCATATGGGAACTCAGGGTGATGGAAACCATTTCCTGTTTGTCGGAATTTCTAAAAATACAGGAAATACAATGCTGGTAACTCATCATGGGTCAAGAGCTCCGGGCGCTGCCTTATATGATAAAGGAATGAAAGTGGCTAACCGATTCAGACAGGACCTTTCCCCTGAAACATTGAAAGAAAATGCATGGATTCCTTACGATACGGAAGAAGGAAAATCCTATTGGGAAGCCCTTCAGCTAATAAGAACATGGACCAAAGAAAACCATACTTCTATCCATGATGCTATATTAAGTAAAATGGAAATAGAAAAAGAAAACCGATATTGGAATGAACATAACTTTGTCTTCAAGGATGGAGATCTGTTTTACCATGCCAAGGGCGCTACTCCATTGGATGATAAATTTATGCCGGATATCACGGGACCAAGATTGATTCCGTTAAACATGGCTGAACCAGTTTTAATCGTTCAGGGAAAGACGAATGAAAGAAACTTAGGTTTTGCTCCGCATGGAGCAGGAAGAAACTTCAGCAGAAGCCAACATAAAAGATCACTGGCCCATAAAACCGTTGAAGAAATTTTTGCTGACGAAACCGAAGGATTAGACATCAGGTTCTTCTCGAATGAAATTGATATTTCTGAACTACCTACTGCTTATAAAAGTGCAAAAAATGTAAGAGCTCAGATTGAAGAATATGGATTGTGTGAAGTATTGGATGAAGTAATGCCTTATGGATGTATTATGGCAGGTGATGTTCAGAAAAATGCGCCATGGAAAAAAAAGAAGAAATTTAGAAAGGCATAA
- a CDS encoding polyribonucleotide nucleotidyltransferase, producing the protein MSIPQAFTETITLADGREITIETGKLAKQADGSVVVKMGGTMLLATVVANKEANPGVDFLPLTVDYREKFYAGGKIPGNFFRREARPSDQEILTMRLVDRVLRPLFPEDFHAEVQVMISLISYDGQSIPDDLAGLAASAAIAITDIPFNGPMSEVRVVRFDGKLAINPSYEDLKNSELDIMVGATKDSIVMVEGEMKEISEQEMLEAIIFGHAEIKKQIEAQERLAEKVGKSLPKREYSHENHDEAIREKVWKETYDKVYEVARTPSGKEERGEKFKAVREEFLAQYVDDAEELERVTPFVKVYYHDVEKEAMRQMILEDNIRLDGRDPKTIRPIWSEIDYLPGAHGSAVFTRGETQSLTAVTLGSVKDANMVDSVMANYDEKFFLHYNFPPFSTGEARPLRGTSRREVGHGNLAQRALQAVIPEENPYTIRIVSDILESNGSSSMATVCAGTLALMDAGVQITKPVSGIAMGLITDTKSGKFTVLSDILGDEDHLGDMDFKVTGTADGITACQMDIKIQGLSMDIMEQALMQAKDGRLHILNKITETISQPRADVKPHAPKMVVMEIAKDFIGAVIGPGGKIIQQLQKDTDTVIAIEEVGEIGRIEIAGTDREKINAAVAKINEITFVPVIGEVYKGKVVKVMDFGAFVAIAKGTEGLLHISEIEWSRLDKVPYAEGDEVEVKFMGYDDRKKMKLSRKVLLPRPPRPEQKPRQEQQARPEGDKPAGEVKENQNPSTEA; encoded by the coding sequence ATGAGTATACCTCAAGCGTTTACAGAAACGATTACTCTTGCAGACGGCAGAGAAATCACAATTGAAACAGGTAAATTAGCAAAACAGGCTGATGGTTCTGTAGTAGTAAAAATGGGTGGAACTATGCTTTTAGCGACAGTTGTAGCCAATAAAGAAGCTAACCCTGGTGTAGATTTCTTGCCATTAACAGTAGATTACAGAGAGAAATTTTATGCAGGAGGAAAGATTCCTGGAAATTTCTTCCGTAGAGAGGCAAGACCTTCTGATCAGGAAATTTTAACCATGCGTTTGGTGGACAGAGTTCTTCGTCCGCTTTTCCCTGAAGATTTTCACGCTGAAGTTCAGGTAATGATTTCCCTTATTTCTTATGATGGGCAATCTATTCCTGATGACTTGGCAGGTTTAGCTGCTTCCGCTGCGATCGCTATTACTGATATTCCTTTTAACGGACCAATGTCGGAAGTAAGAGTAGTAAGATTTGATGGAAAACTTGCTATTAATCCAAGCTACGAAGATCTTAAAAACTCTGAACTTGATATCATGGTTGGAGCTACTAAAGATTCAATCGTAATGGTAGAGGGAGAGATGAAGGAGATTTCTGAGCAGGAAATGTTAGAAGCAATCATCTTCGGACATGCTGAAATTAAAAAACAAATTGAAGCTCAGGAAAGATTAGCTGAAAAAGTAGGTAAATCTTTACCAAAGAGAGAATATAGCCACGAAAATCACGATGAAGCCATCCGTGAAAAGGTATGGAAAGAGACTTATGATAAAGTATACGAAGTGGCAAGAACTCCATCTGGTAAAGAGGAGAGAGGAGAAAAATTCAAAGCAGTTCGTGAAGAGTTTTTAGCTCAGTATGTTGATGATGCTGAAGAACTGGAAAGAGTAACTCCTTTCGTAAAAGTATATTATCATGATGTAGAGAAAGAAGCAATGCGTCAAATGATCTTAGAAGACAATATCCGTTTGGATGGTCGTGATCCTAAAACGATCCGTCCTATCTGGTCAGAAATTGACTACCTTCCGGGAGCTCATGGATCAGCAGTATTTACAAGAGGTGAGACTCAATCATTAACAGCTGTTACTTTAGGATCTGTAAAGGATGCTAACATGGTAGACAGTGTTATGGCTAACTACGACGAGAAATTCTTCTTACATTATAACTTCCCTCCATTCTCTACTGGTGAAGCAAGACCTCTAAGAGGAACTTCAAGAAGAGAAGTAGGACACGGAAACTTAGCTCAAAGAGCTTTACAGGCTGTAATTCCTGAAGAAAACCCATATACAATCAGAATTGTTTCCGATATTTTAGAATCTAACGGTTCTTCTTCTATGGCAACGGTTTGTGCAGGAACATTAGCATTAATGGACGCAGGGGTACAGATTACAAAACCTGTTTCAGGTATTGCAATGGGTCTTATTACAGATACAAAATCTGGAAAATTCACAGTACTTTCTGATATCTTAGGCGACGAAGATCACCTGGGAGATATGGACTTTAAAGTAACAGGAACTGCAGATGGTATTACTGCTTGTCAGATGGATATCAAAATTCAGGGACTTTCTATGGATATTATGGAGCAGGCATTAATGCAGGCTAAAGACGGAAGATTACATATCCTTAATAAAATTACAGAAACGATTTCCCAGCCAAGAGCTGATGTGAAGCCTCATGCACCGAAAATGGTGGTTATGGAGATTGCAAAAGACTTTATTGGTGCTGTGATCGGACCTGGTGGAAAAATTATTCAGCAGTTACAAAAAGATACAGATACGGTTATTGCTATCGAAGAGGTAGGAGAAATCGGACGTATCGAGATTGCAGGAACAGACAGAGAGAAAATCAATGCTGCTGTTGCTAAGATCAACGAAATTACTTTTGTACCTGTAATAGGAGAAGTTTACAAAGGTAAAGTTGTAAAAGTAATGGATTTCGGAGCTTTCGTAGCAATTGCGAAGGGTACTGAAGGTCTTCTTCATATTTCAGAAATCGAATGGTCACGTTTAGATAAGGTTCCTTATGCAGAAGGTGATGAAGTAGAAGTGAAATTTATGGGTTATGATGACCGTAAAAAAATGAAGCTATCTCGTAAAGTTTTGTTGCCAAGACCTCCAAGACCGGAGCAAAAGCCAAGACAGGAACAGCAGGCAAGACCTGAAGGTGATAAACCTGCAGGAGAAGTTAAGGAAAATCAAAATCCTTCAACCGAAGCTTAA
- a CDS encoding sugar MFS transporter, translating to MISNKEVKSQNRNYTVPLITITLLFFMWGFITCMNDILIPYLKQLFSLTFFESMLVQFCFFGAYFIGSLIYFFISITKGDPINKVGYKKGIIFGIFLAALGCILFYPAATFSYYPLFLGALFILGLGFTVLQITANAYVSLLGSEESASSRLNMTQAFNAFGTTIAPVLGGHLIFEFFSAPDGSFSAVATRIPYLIFAGILLLVALLISRVKLPSFQTEEEEIVKGWGALQFSHLKFGVFAMFCYVGGEVAVGSFIISFLEQPQIMGFNEIISKNYLSLYWGGAMIGRFLGAISLNQSISQGKKAIYMLGAASIVFLVIFSIVNLTFSQISFFLVFIVLNFIAFFIGKAAPARTLSIFAAINVALLISAMVNHGELAMYSILGIGIFNSIMFSNIYTLAISGLGKYTSQGSSLVVMAILGGAIVPIFQGYLADQLGVQHSFIIPVFCYLVILIFGAYCTKYLGHVENTESKSGH from the coding sequence ATGATTAGCAATAAAGAAGTAAAGTCGCAAAACAGGAATTATACGGTTCCGTTGATCACCATTACCCTGTTGTTTTTTATGTGGGGGTTTATCACCTGTATGAATGATATTCTAATCCCTTACCTGAAACAGCTTTTCAGCCTTACTTTCTTCGAATCCATGCTGGTACAGTTCTGCTTTTTCGGAGCTTATTTTATCGGTTCATTAATTTATTTTTTCATTTCCATTACCAAAGGAGACCCAATCAATAAAGTAGGATATAAAAAAGGAATTATATTTGGAATTTTCCTGGCTGCCCTGGGTTGCATTTTGTTTTATCCGGCTGCCACTTTTTCTTATTACCCATTATTTCTCGGAGCGTTGTTTATTTTAGGATTAGGCTTCACGGTCTTACAAATTACAGCCAATGCTTATGTTTCATTATTAGGGAGTGAGGAATCTGCATCGAGCCGTCTGAACATGACTCAGGCTTTTAATGCTTTTGGAACTACAATCGCTCCTGTATTAGGAGGGCACCTGATCTTTGAGTTTTTCTCGGCTCCGGACGGATCATTCAGTGCAGTAGCAACAAGAATTCCTTATCTGATTTTTGCCGGAATCCTTTTATTGGTAGCTCTATTGATCTCCAGAGTAAAACTTCCTTCTTTCCAGACTGAAGAGGAAGAAATCGTAAAAGGTTGGGGAGCCTTACAATTCAGTCATTTAAAATTTGGTGTTTTCGCCATGTTCTGTTATGTAGGTGGAGAAGTTGCTGTAGGTAGTTTTATTATCAGCTTTCTGGAGCAGCCACAGATAATGGGCTTTAACGAAATCATCAGTAAAAATTATCTTTCTTTATATTGGGGTGGTGCTATGATCGGACGTTTTCTGGGAGCCATATCTCTGAACCAATCTATCAGCCAGGGTAAAAAGGCTATTTATATGCTGGGAGCGGCAAGTATTGTTTTCCTGGTTATCTTTAGTATTGTTAACCTTACTTTTTCACAGATTAGCTTTTTCCTTGTATTTATTGTTCTGAATTTTATTGCCTTCTTCATTGGCAAGGCAGCTCCTGCCAGAACACTATCAATTTTTGCAGCCATTAATGTTGCGCTTCTCATTTCAGCAATGGTCAACCATGGAGAATTAGCTATGTACAGCATTTTGGGAATCGGAATTTTCAACTCCATTATGTTCTCCAATATTTATACGCTGGCAATCTCAGGTTTAGGAAAATATACCAGTCAGGGATCTTCATTAGTAGTAATGGCCATTTTAGGAGGTGCAATTGTTCCTATTTTCCAGGGATATCTTGCGGATCAATTGGGTGTTCAGCATTCCTTTATCATTCCAGTATTCTGCTATCTGGTGATTCTTATTTTCGGTGCCTACTGTACAAAGTATTTGGGACACGTAGAAAATACCGAATCCAAATCAGGGCACTAA
- the rpsO gene encoding 30S ribosomal protein S15, with amino-acid sequence MYLTTEKKQEIFSKHGKSAQDTGSAEGQVALFTYRINHLSAHLKSNHKDYATERSLVKLVGKRKSLLDYLKNKDIARYRAIIAELGLRK; translated from the coding sequence ATGTACTTAACAACAGAAAAAAAGCAGGAAATTTTCTCAAAACACGGGAAATCTGCACAGGACACAGGAAGTGCTGAAGGACAAGTTGCACTTTTTACTTACAGAATTAACCACCTTTCTGCTCATTTAAAGAGCAATCACAAAGATTACGCAACTGAAAGATCTTTGGTGAAATTGGTAGGTAAAAGAAAAAGTTTACTAGATTACCTTAAAAATAAAGATATCGCAAGATACAGAGCAATTATTGCTGAACTAGGTTTAAGAAAATAA